TCTCCATGGACGGCTTCAGCGTGGTGGTGGAGGGCGACGGCGCCGTCACGCTCGACAATCTGACGATCAAGCAAGCCGATCTCGGCGGCGTCATCGCCACCTTGGAAACTGTCCCCGACAATGTCGACGAGACCTGGTTCGAAGAGCATGGCCGCGCCCTGATCCCCTCCATGGAGGGCCTGTCCTTTGCCGGCCTGTCGATCGACATTCCCGATCCCGACAATGCCGACGAACGCATCCAGGCCAGCGTCGGCGCCTTCGACCTGACCCTGGGCGAATATCTCAACGGCATCCCCACCGATCTCGACATCTCCGCCACCAATATCCAGGCCGTGCTGCCCGAAAACGGCGACGACACCTTGGAGCAGCTCCGGGCGCTGGGCATCACCGACATCGATTTCGGCTTTCGACTGGCCGGCGCCTGGAACGAGGCCGATAGCATTATCGACATCGAGGAAGTCTCGTTCACCGGCGTCGACCTGGTCACGCTCAATCTGGCCGGCATCATCGCCAATGCGACCGCCGACCTCTTCGCGCTGGACGAGAACGCCATGATCGAGGCCGGCAGGGAGCTGGCGCTGAAGGCGATCCGGGTCAATGTGGCCGATGCCGGTCTCGCCGATCTCGTGCTGGCCATCGCCGCCGCCGAACAGGGCGGCGATCCGGCGAGGCTTCGCCCGATCTATGCCGATCTGGCCAAGGGCACGGTGATCAGCCTGCTGGCCGGTGTCGCCGATGCGGCCAAACTGGGCGACGCCGTCGCTGCCTTCGTTTCCGGCAGCGCCAAAACCCTCGAAATCGGCATCACCGCCAAGGACGAACCCGGCCTCGACATGGCCGATTTCCTCGCCGCCGAGAAGGACCCCGCCTCGCTCCTGGGCAAGGTGAACATCTCCGCCACGGCGAAATAACAACGCGATCAACCACCCCGCGCCACCAGCGCGGGTTGCCCCGCCCCATAGACCTCATGGTGAGCCTGTCGAACCATGAGGTCGCGGCCACAGCTTTTCCGGCCGCCCGCGCTTCCTGATTCACGTATCTCCCTCGATATCCGTCCGCCGCAGGCGCTTGGTCATCGAGCGGTGCGCCTTGCCCGCCAGCCGGCGCTTCTTGGACGCCAGGGTCGGCCGGGTGGCGATGCGCGGCTTGGGCGGATAGGCGCCTTCGCGCAGCAAGGCAATCAGCCGCGCCAGCGCTTCGGCCCGGTTCAGCGGCTGGTCGCGATGTGAATTGGAGCTGATGACAAGGACGCCGTCCTTGGTCAGCCGGCTGCCCGCCAACGCGCTCACCCGCCGCTTCACCGGCTCCGGCAGGCTGGGGGAATTGATGAGGTCGAAGCGCAATTGCACCGCGCTCGCCACCTTGTTGACATTCTGCCCGCCCGGCCCCGATCCGCGTATGAACGTTTCCTCGATTTCGGCGGGATCGATGGAGAGGCTGCGGGTGATCATGATCGGCTCGGCCATGTCGCACCTTTCCCCTGACGGTCAGCGCTTCCAGCGGCCGGTGAAATACACTTCCTCGTCGTGGATGATCCGGCCTTTCTCGGTCGTCCGGAACTTGCCCGGAGTGACCTCTTCCACCCATTGCTTCTTCAGCATGCCGGCAAAGGTCTTTTCGCCGATATCCTTGAAATCGCCCGGGCCGAGGACCTTGTCCTCGCCCAGGTGATAAAGCGCCTTCATCTCGCGGTTCGACGGACGTTGCGGCATCAGGCGGCCTTTTCGGCCCGTTCCCTGAGGTCGGGCGGAGTCGCCTCTGCCATCAGGTCCACCAGCGCCTCCATGAATGGGCGCACCTGCTGCCCCTCGGTGCCCAGGCGGCGGACGGACACATTGCCCTCCTCGGCCTCGCGCCGCCCGACCACGAACATCAGCGGCACTTTCT
This genomic stretch from Devosia sp. YIM 151766 harbors:
- the arfB gene encoding alternative ribosome rescue aminoacyl-tRNA hydrolase ArfB, yielding MAEPIMITRSLSIDPAEIEETFIRGSGPGGQNVNKVASAVQLRFDLINSPSLPEPVKRRVSALAGSRLTKDGVLVISSNSHRDQPLNRAEALARLIALLREGAYPPKPRIATRPTLASKKRRLAGKAHRSMTKRLRRTDIEGDT